A segment of the Patescibacteria group bacterium genome:
ATGTCGTCTGAAGCGAGGTTTGCACCGGCGGAGCGAATAGCACGGTTAAGTGATCGCCTGCCCGGAGTTCGCGCTCGAGAGAACGAACGTACGCGGTGGAGCCGGTCATTGCGAATGACTGGCCGAGGACGGAGTTCTTGATGACTCCCGAGGTGGCAGACGTGCTGCCAACCCAGTTGCCCACGAACCCGACCCCGCCGGCCTTGCCCACGACCGTCTGGTCGAGAGTGTATGCCGGATCGGATCCCTTGAGCTCGGCGATGTAGCCGGCGCTCACGGGACTGGAAAAGACACTGCTGAGGATGAAGGCGATCGTGCTGATCGCCATCATCTTCCCCACTTGGTGAGGAACCTTCATGAGAACCTCCAACGGGCGAATGAAGTGCGAGATCAGCAGGAGCATCCAAGCGCCTGCGGGTCCCCATTGAAGCAACACGACGTACACACGCCGATTAATTGCTGAACTGACTGGACTCAAGTATACAACATATCAAAGAAAAAAGCAAGTACCTCACATATTTGATTTTAGAGCCTAAAATAACGATTCGTACTGATGAGCTTATTTCTGTGGATAAATCTACCCTACTAGTTAATATAAAATTAACGATACATACTTTTGCTCTTTTATAGACGACATTTGCACAAATGCAATTTTCCTGTACAATGATTTTGTTAGTTTTACTGGGCCCTTAGCTCATCTGGTAGAGCACCTCATTTGCAATGAGGGGGTGGCAGGTTCGAGTCCTGTAGGGTCCACAAATAAAATCTAAAGCCGCAGAGATGCGGTTTTTTGCTGGATGTATATAACTTGACTTTATATCAATTTTATGATATTATTCCAGTAGATCCCAAGCGAGATGCAAGGGACGACCTTACCCAAGGAACTGGCGAGATGCTGGTTCCCTTTGTGGCGAGATGCCACGGGAGTTTCGAGATGACTGCTACTGTAACTGGTCCGGCGACGTCGACCCCACAGTTAGATGCCTTCCTCAGGGAGTTCACCTTCCTCAGCAACCACTTCGATTTCAACTGGAAAAAACCGATTACCCACAGGGTGTCCCGGATCAACAGTTCGATTTTGGATGTGTGCGCCATCGGTGAGTATCCCAAGGGACTTTACATCGGTCAACGCTATGTGACCGACCCCGACGAGACGATCGTGCTGTTCGATAAGAATGGCTCGAGAATCGGCGATGTCGGTCGCGCAGTGATCACCAAGGAGATCGACGTAACGACAGGGTTCTGGTGGGACAGGAAAACCCACGTGAAGACCGTGAAGGAAACCACCTACTTCATGGAGTCGATCTGGGATTGCCTGAAGCGGCTGGGCGACGCAGTGAACGAGGTTCACTACATCGTCCGGACCAATTTCAGGAACCAGTACTCTCACAAACCGACGATTGTCGTGTACAAGGCCCCTAAGGGCATGTCGATCATGGAGTTCATGGACTCCGAGATCAAGGAAGCGACCCTCGCGGTTGCAACCGAGATCATGGAGATCGACGGCAACAAGCCGTGCTGCAAGTGCCACTACGCACTACCGCAAGAAGCCAACTTCTGCTCCTCCTGCGGCCACCCGCAAAAGTAAGGAGCACAAAACCTTCCTCCAGGTATAATGGAGACAACCGAGCCCGGCGATTAACTTCGCCGGGCTCAATCACATTTATTTTATTACTTACTCTTCTCTAGTTTCTCTATCTGCTTTTCCAAATCTTTAATCTTCTTTTTTTCTTCTGCCGATCCCTCACCCCATCCAGAAAGCATTGCTAATTCTTCATTTAAGTCTTGTAGCTGTTCTTGTTTTGTTTTCTTTGCCATAGAGATTTATTTTAACAATTCATCCTTCAAATTAATATATACCTTCTGAGAAAGCATTTCTTTCTTGTACAAATCATTTAGTACAATCTCAGTAACTTTGTATGTGGCATTTAGAGTTAACCTGGTGTTGAGTTCACCTATCACGTTTGGGTTTGTTTTATGAATTTCTTCCATTCTCTTTTGAGCATGGACTCGTAGATCCCCGTATAATTTTATTGTACGATCTAAAGAATCCGCTTCAAAAATTCCAATTGGATAATTAACTGTTACTTGCTCTAATTCTTTTATCACCTTACGCAAGATAATTGCTAACGCTCGATAATAGAGATATGCATCGTTGATTTCTTCTACTTGTTGATCACGATTTCCTCGTAATACTTTCATTGTATAATCTGAGGTTCGTTCTATAAATCCTGAGGGGTCATGAGCATAGGGGTCAAAAGATAATGTGCCTTTTTCTAGTTGTTCTCTTTGTAGAGTTAGTTTTTTTAGTATTTTCTTAAATATATGTTCTGAAATTTCGTTATACAAGAACAATTCTTTTAGAAAGTGTTTCTCAATTCCTAAAGCATACATTCGTAATACACGTTCATGATGGGTTGTCTTTGTCCGGTGATGTTCCTGTCTGTGTGAGAGGAATTGTTCAAGTCCTTTTTCATAATCTACTTTGATAATTTCATATGAATGTTTATCGATATACCCTTTTGTGTAGAAATCAGCCAATCTACCCAGCACTCGAGAGTTAATCATAGCCATACTTTCTTCACGTTCGATTTTTTCTATATCAGTAAGATCACTAATCTTTAGCTTTTTTATGAACAATCCAATAGTTGTTGCTTTAAGGAAGATTGTGGCATAGATACACCCAATTGTTACAGCTAGAATAAACTCTTTAGGACTAAGGGCATGCGTCCAGCCAGGAATAGATAATGAATCTGGAATGAGTAAACCAACCATAATTGCCAATGCACCTCTCAAACTCCCCCATGCCAATAAATGTTGCCATGACATTGGAATATGGGCTTCTTTCTTTCGCCAATTTACAAATCCAACAATTGGATATATAGAGAGTGCTCTCCCTACAGCTACAATTATTACACTTGCAATAATTGGCCAAATGAGATCTGTAAATGCAATTGGAACAGATATAAAAATAAGTCCCATCAAAATAAACACCAAAGAGTTGGCAATAAAGGCAAACTGTCCCCATACTTTTTCAACATATTCTTCGGCACGAATTGAGATTTTATATCGTCCGTAGTTTCCGAGGACCAATGCAGCAGCTGTAGTTGCAATAATTGGTGAGAGTTTTACTTCCTGACCAAAGAGTATTAAATGTTCAGAAATAAGTTCACTGAGAATAAATGTGAGGTGTGATACTACAAGAGTCAATGTAATACTTACAAATTCATTGTCACGAGTATATTGGATGAACTTCGAAAATACCCATCCCATAAATGTTCCAAAGACCAACCCAAACGTTAGCATCATTATAAATATGAAGATGCCATGCACTACTGAAGCTGCTCCGTGAAATCCCGACTGGGCAATTTCAAGTACAACAAGAAAAAGTGCTACAGCTGTAGCATCATTAAATATACTTTCTCCTTCAAATATAAGGGCAAGCCGCTTTGGCGCTCCATATTCTTTAAACAATGCGAGTACTGCTACAGGGTCAGTAGATGAAATAAGCGAAGCGAAAAGCAGTGCCACTATAAATGGTATTGGGAATCCAAAAAAGTTGAAGACAAGATACATTGCTCCTGCAATGAAAAATGCTGAGAAAAGTAAGCTTATAAATGCCAATGCTGATATGGATCGTACATTCTCCATAATCTTTCGGAACTCCATATTATAAGCAGATTCAAAGAGAAGAATCGGCAAAAATACATAAAATAGAAGATTAGGTGTAAGTGTAAATTCCTTAATAAACGGGAAAAACTGTGCTAAAGGCACCAAGATCACTCCAATAGCTACCAATAATACGGTATATGGTAGTCGAACCTTTTTTGCCAAGAAAAAAGCACTACTAGCTATAGTGAGGAGGGTAAACAGGGCTAAGACGTATGATAATGTGATATCCATATGTTTTTTAAATTGTGCTCTACTATTCTATGCTTGATGAGGATGATATTCAAGTTTTTTTTGCTATACTATACGTATGGGCAACAAACCTACTTATAAAAAGATAAGTGAGTTCCTTCTCTCCTTTCTTATTACATGTTATGAACTAACTGCTGGCTTCTTTTCAACTGTTGGCAGGGTTTTGCAGAATATTAGCAATTCTATTCCAAATTGGGAAATTCGAGAAAAAGCACATCCCGCATTATTGCGATTTGGAGTAGCTTTCATTTTGTGTTTAATCGCTATTGGTATTAAAAGTATTGCAGATCCGTACTTCGCATCGAGTCATCCTTTTCTGTTTTTCTATGGAGTCATCGTAATAAGTGCATGGTATGGAGGAAGTCGACCAGGCATATTTGCAGCAATATTTGTATCTGTATTTGCCTATTATGCATATTTGAAACCGTTGAACCCAGATGCAACTGGACCAAACGTATTCGCATCATTTACATTTTTCATACAAGGACTACTTGTTGTAGGAATTAGCGCAACAATGCACAAGACTCAGCAAGAATTTGAAGAGAAAAAAAGATATACCCAATATTATGCCAATATCGCCCGTCATATATCTGATGCTGTAATTTCTACAGATGAAGATCTCATAATTCAAAGTTGGAATGACGGAGCCGAACAATTGTATGGATGGAAAGCAGATGAAGTACTTGGAAATAAACTTCACGATATTATCTCGTATTCTAGTGGATCAAATGCTAAAAGAAGTATTCTGGAAGTTCTAGATATTGATGAACACTGGAAAGGCGAAGTCGTCCATCATCGAAAAAATGGATCACGTATTCATATCCTTACGTCTGTATCAAAACTCTATGGCGAAGATAATGAAATCCTAGGTGTAGTAATGGTTAATAAAGACATTACAGACCGCAAAAAGCTTGAACAAGGAAAAGATGACTTTATTGCTCTTGCCAGCCATGAACTAAAAACTCCCCTTACCAGTGTAAAGCTTTATACCGGAATCTTAAAACAACTTTTCACTAAAAATGCTGATCCTAAGCCTTTAGAGTATTTATCTAAGGTTGATGGACAGATAGGCAAGCTTCTTGAGCTCGTAAATCATCTTTTAGATGTATCTAAGGTGCAGGCAGGTAAGATTCAATACCAGTTTGAGCCAGTGGAATTAGACAAATTTGTAGTAGAAGTTGCACATGATATTCAACAAATTACTACGAGTCACACACTTACGATTACTGGTAAAACAGGTAAAATAGTGGCTATAGATAAGGATAGATTGCGGCAAGCAATTGTGAATATTTTAAATAATGCTATAAAGTACTCAGCTCAAGCACATACGGTGAATATTACGTTAACTAAAGAGCGAGATCAGGTTCGAGTTGCAATTCAAGACTTTGGTGTTGGTATTCCTAAAGAAAAGCAACACAAAATCTTTGATCGATTCTACCAAGTCAACGATTCTAAAGGGTATACTTATTCAGGTATGGGACTTGGCCTTTATATTACTCATGAGATAATAGAGAAACATAACGGTAAATTATGGGTCGAAAGTGAAGAAGACAAAGGTTCTACATTTATATTTACATTACCAACCTTAAGAAAAGGATATGAGCAAAAAAAAGACAATTCTCCTCGTAGATGATACTCCTGATATTTTAGATGCGTTAGAACTAGTTCTTGGCATGGAAGGTTATGCTATTGAGCGAGCAACAACGCAATCACAAGTTGATGAAAGAATAAAAGATACTTCAGAACTTCCAAATCTGATTTTACTTGATGTACTTTTATCGGGACAAGATGGTCGAGTTATAGCAAAGTCACTTAAAGCAGCATCTAAAACAAAAAATATTCCTATCATTATGATGTCTGCTCATCCAAATGTTTCTAAAACTATTACAGAAGCTGGTGCAGATGATTTCATTGCCAAGCCATTTGAAATGGAAGAGCTTCTCTCAAAAATTAAAAAGCATATATCTAAGAAATAGGTTTATTTAGCATAATGTATATATTTGACACAGTGTATTATATATAGTATAATACAGGTAGTTTAGTGGAGGCTAATCATGGTGATAGCAGCATTTGCTGCTTGTACGGCTGTGAAAAGGTTGTGGGCGAAGTTCTTGCGCTTCATGCGTATCCTCGCCCTGATCTTAGCAGGAGTAATCCTGGGATGGTACGCAAAAACGTACCACCACAAAATCTCCAAGACATGGCAGTATCAGATGGCTTTCGGCTGGCTAGCCGATGAACCAACTGAGAAAGTCAGAGTCACGGAGAAAGTCTCCGACGGGACTGTAACCGTCGCGAGAATCCCAGGCAAAGCGTGGCATGCATTCCGGGAGGAGTTCAACAAACCTTCCGAGGTGCCGCCAGCATCCCCTGCCACACAGCCAACAACCAAACCAGCACAACGCTGGTGGCCCTTCTACCTAAGGAGCAAACCCGGACCGGGATAATTATTTCCCCACGTCCAACGCCCTGCATCGCATTTCACTATGCGATGCAGGGTTTTCGTTTATCTACGATGTGTATGAGCAAGAGTGATTAGATGCTCAAGAAAATCAGGAAAAGAAACTCCAATAGATTCCAAAGACTGTGGCAATAATGACTGTGGTGTAAGTCCAGGCAACGTATTTACTTCAAGAATGTACACACCTCTTCGGGGAGTTACAATAAAATCTGAGCGAGAGTAATGTCGCAAGCCTAAAGATTCATGTGCTAGTTTTGCTAGTCTTTGAATTTCTGCTTTTTCTAGTGCTGTAAAATTGCCTGGGTATATTTCCTGAGTCTTACCGTTATATTTTGATTCATAATCAAAATGATCTGTATGTGAAGGATGAATTATTTCAACAGGTGGTAATATGTAGTGCGTTTCCCCACGTAATCCGTCGATAACTCCACAAGTAGCTTCCTTTCCTCGAATGTATTCTTCCATAAGTACCGTATCAGAATATTGAAATGCATTATGAAAGGCTTCTTCTAAATGATTGAAATTTTTAACAATACTTACTCCCATTGATGATCCTGATGTTGCAGGTTTTACTACTATTGGCAAAAAGAAATGATGAAACGCATAACTCACTTTCTCTTTTAGATTGTCTGTATGTCGTATAACTGTATGATATGGAGTTTTTAATCCATGATGAGTAAAAGCATTTTTTGAAAGTATCTTATTCATACCTACAGCTGATGCCATAGAACCAGAGCCAGTATATGGAAGTGCTAGCGCATCAAGAATTTGTTGCACCTTACCATCTTCGCCATATTCACCGTGTAGCGCATTAAAAACAACATCAACATGAGCTAATGCACGCTCTGGAGATTTTTCCATACCATCTCGATGCCAAGTACCATCTTTTGAAATAAAAATATCGTGGCCGTGATATTTTTCTGGGAGATGTTTCAAAACAGCACCTCCACTTTTTAGAGAAACATCATATTCACTTGATGGACCGCCACGCAATACTGCCACTCGTAGTTTTGTCATTACATCTAGTATAACAAATGATGAGGCACTTTTGTTTCGCGTGTGTGTATAAAAATTGAATTAACCAATTTTGTCTCGTTTTTTTCTATGATAAGCCAAAGCAAATCTGTGAGCTTCGCTATTTACGAGCAAAATAGATTTACCATGATTTATTACAGTCTGCTGATCCCCTAGTATTTCTTTTGGTTTATGTCGTTCATCTTTTATCACAGCAGCAAGCTCAATTGTGAGCCCTCGTTCTTTAAGCACAGCTTGTGCAGCATTCATCTGAGCAGTACTACCATCAACAACAATCAGATTCGGCATAGGCCATTCTAAGTGCCCCAAACGTCGTCTTAAGATCTCTTTAAGTGCTCCTGTGTCATTAACTCCTGGATTTATTTTAATTTTAAATTTTCTATACTGCGATTTATTTATTTCACCATCTTCTACAACTACCATTACACCAACAACAGACGTTCCAGAACTATGCGCCACATCATATGCTTCTATTCTAAATACATCATCAGATCCAGATACAGCTCCACCTGCAGAATCATAAATTTTATTAGTACTCTTGAGAAGTGCTACATCATGAATGTGATTGAGGGCAAAAATAGTATTTCGTGCTCGTGATGCGAGTTCAAATTCCTGAACCTTTGCATAAGCATCCATCTGCTTCTCAAGATTTTTAATAAGTGCTTTCTTTTTACCTTCAAAAAACATTCTTAGATTTTGGATATGGTCACTATATGCTTCTTGAGTAATCTCGCCAGTACATACTCCTGGACACAAGCCGATCTGCCTATTGAAACAAGGTTTACCAGACTGAGGTGTACACTTATTGTCAGAATAAGGAAAAATCTTCCTAATTATTTTCATTGCCACTTTAAGCTGGCCTCCATGAGGAAACGGCCCAAAAATATATTTATATTTTTTATTATCCTGCTCTGTTAAGACAGTTCTCCCTCGAACTGTTAAAATCTTTGGAAAATTCTCGTTAGTAAAGACAACATAGTTGTAGCTTTTATTATCTTTTTCTTTTGTATTAAATCGTGGTTGATGAGTTTTTATGAGATTTGCTTCAAGCAATAGAGCCTCAAGTACAGAATCAGTTTGTGTAACATCTATGTCATGAGCAAGAGCGACCATATCCACCAAAAGTCTTCCACGAGTTTGAATAAGATCAGCACCAAAATAACTTCGCACGCGATCGCGAAGTGATGTGGCTTTGCCAATATATAAAATATCTCCTTGGGAATCTTTAAAGAAATACACACCCGGTGTATCAGGTAATTTTTCAGATATGATTTTAAATTCTTGACCTGTCATGATTTAAATAGTACGTTAGTTAAGGGCGACGGGCAAATTCACATTTTAGCGAGGTGTCTATGAATTCTCTCAGAGGGCATCTCCAGTCTGATGAGGAGATGCTCAACCAATGTACGATGTTGCAGTGGCCAGTTGTGAAAACCTGGCTGTTTGTCTGCAATCATCTTCCCGCTCTCGTAGTCTGCACCATTGTTGCCGGCTGCGCGATCGTCTGGATGTGCAAGAATTAGGGTTCGTCTTCCGAGGCGAGCTTTTTTTATGTACCATTTGACAAACTCATCTATTAGGCGTATCGTTTTAGTAGCACTCTTGCCCTTAGGGCAGAAAGGTTCCTCTATGACCGCGTTGGAACGACAAGACTGGCTGAAGAAGCACTCGAGCAACCACATGACCATCATCATGCTCAGCATGTTCGGTGGCGGTGGGATCGCGGCACTCCTCAGCGTGATCTGGAAAGAGTCGTACTACCTCATCGGCCTGATCCTGCTGGCCCTGGTGGTCGACATCGCCTACGTGTGGGTCATCGACATCCTGGCCACCAAGGAGCTGAAGGTTCGCGCTGCTCGAGCCGCACCGCCGGCGTCGACATCGACCCCCATACGCAGTGCGCCATCAGACCTACAGGCAGCCTAAGACCATTCGGCCCCCCGTTTGGCCTTTTTTATTTCAAAATTTTCTTCAAATACTTTCCTGTGTGAGACTTAGGATTGTTTGCAACATCTTCAGGAGTTCCCTTTGCCACAATCTTTCCTCCTCCTACTCCTCCTTCAGGTCCAATATCTATAATATAATCTGAGCACTTAATGAGATCCATATTGTGTTCGATAACCATTACCGTATTTCCTTTATCTACAAGCTTCTGAAGAATTTCAATAAGTTTATTTACATCTTCATAATGAAGACCAATTGTTGGTTCGTCCAAAAGATAAATAGTCTTCTGTACATGAGGCTTGTATAATTCTGAAGAAATTTTAACTCGCTGTGCTTCTCCACCAGAAAGTGTTGTTGCAGATTGACCCAATTTTAAGTATCCCAAACCTACTTCGTTGAGAGTTTTAAGTCTGTCTGAAATTGCCGGAATATCTTCAAAAAATGTAGTTGCCTCTTCTACTGTCATTTCAAGCACATCATAAATACTTTTCTTTTTGTACTTTACTTCAAGGGTTTCTTTCATAAAGCGCTTACCGTCACAAATATCACAGGGCACATACACTGTGGGCAAGAAACTCATTTCAACAGCAATTTCACCATTTCCCTGACATGCTTCACATCGTCCACCTTTTACGTTGAATGAAAATCGATTTGCCTTCCATCCTCGAGCTCGCGCTTCAGAACTTGTAGCAAACAAGTCTCGTATAAACGTGAATGCACCAGTATATGTGGCAGGATTTGAGCGTGGTGTACGTCCAATAGCTGATTGATCTATAAGTACTGCTCTTCCTACATATTCAGTTCCATGAAAACTTGAGCAATTAAATATGTCATTAGTTCTATAGCGCTTTTCAAATCGTCCCTGCAAATTCTTATGGACAATCTCATACATGAATGTAGATTTTCCAGATCCAGAAACTCCCGTTACAGTAATCAATCTTCCAAGAGGAATATCAATATCCATATTTTTGATATTAAAGATATTTCCACCCCGCACCATAATTTTACCTTTATCCTGATCTCGACGTTCGCTAGGTACTTCAACTACTTTTTCACCACGAAGATATGAAAGCGTTACCGATCCAGAATCATTCTTTTTTGCTGTTAGCAATTTGTCTAAATATCCAGATACCACAATTTCACCACCATGAACTCCTGCTCCTGGTCCGATATCAATAATATAGTCAGAGGCAAAAATAGTATCTTCATCGTGTTCTACAACGATAATAGTATTCCCCATATCTCGTAGATTAAGAAGCGTTTTAATGAGTCTGTCATTATCTCGCTGGTGAAGACCAATAGTTGGTTCATCGAGTACGTAGAGCGCTCCTACAAGGCCCGATCCAAGCTGTGAAGCCAAACGAATTCGCTGAGCTTCTCCGCCAGACAATGTGTTGGCACGTCGATTGAGAGTAAGGTACTCGATACCCACATCTATCATAAAGATCAAACGCGCCTCTATTTCTTTAACCACAACCTTTGAAATACTTTTTTCTTTTGGAGTTAACTTAAGATTTGAAAAGAAATCAAATGTTTCTTGAATAGAAAGCCCAACAAGATCAGAAATATTTAGCCCTGCAGGCTTTGTATAACCTGAGTTACTTTTTGCTTTTGTTTTATCTTTAGGATTTTCATCTGTTCCTAAGAATACATGCAATGCTTCTTCTCGTAGTCTAGTTCCATTACAAGTAGGACACAAATCTTCACCCATAAAATACTTAGTACCCAAGCCGTTACACGTTGGACATGCTCCATAGGGTGAGTTGAATGAAAACAAACGAGGTTCGATTTCTGGATATGAGAATCCATCATATGGACACATAAACTTTGAAGAAATTAGTTTTTCTTCTTCAGGTGTGCATACTCTTAATAAACCTTTTGATTCTTCCAAGGCTTTTTCTACAGCTTCAGATAAACGTTCTTTAGCTCCTGTTTCTGTCTTTGCATGAAATTCACTCACATACATTTCATCTACAAGCACATCTATGTTGTGCTTCTTATTTTTATCCAAAATTATTTGCTCTCGAAGTTTTTTGACTTCTCCATCTATTTTTACCTGCTCATATCCTTTACCTAGTAAATCATAAAGCATTTGATAGTACTCACCTTTGCGACCGACTACTATAGGCGACCAAATTTGAACTTTTAGTTTGTCATATTCAACTCCCATTACTTCGTGCTTTTTGCCTTTTGTATCAACAGCATTAATAGTCTCAAGAATCGTACTCATGATTTCTTCTTGAGTGAGCTTTTTTATTTCACGTCCACATTCCAAACAGTGAGGTCGGCCAATACGAGCATACAAAAGTCTTAGGTAATCATAAATCTCAGTTATAGTAGCTACGTTTGAGCGTGGATTATTTGATCGAGATTTTTGATCAATAGAAATAGCTGGAGAAAGACCAATGATTTCATCAACATCAGGTTTTTGCATTTGTCGCAAAAACTGTCTGGCATATGAAGAAAGAGATTCTATATATCGTCGTTGACCTTCAGCAAAAATAGTATCAAATGCCAAAGACGACTTTCCTGATCCAGAAAGCCCTGTAAATACAACCATTTTATTGCGAGGCATTTCAACGGTCACATTCTTAAGATTGTGAGTTCGTGCTCCTTTTACAATGATTTTGTCTTTATTATCACCGCCGATGTCTGTTTTTGTGGCCATACTAGTTATATAAAAATGATGCGTTAAATCCCTATGGCGCTGGCCGTAGGGGTTGTATATCTCTTTGAATAGACAGATTCTAGCATACTTTCTGACAAATTGAACTTACAAATAAAAAAACACGTAGTGAGCCGAAGCAAACTGCGTGTGTATGGTACTACTTTTCCACCTTGATCTTAAGCATCTCCATCTTCCGATCGAGGTCTCCACGGGTGATGTTGAGTGATGCTGCTGCGGCAGAAATGTCGCCCTTATGACGCAGCAACACCTGCCCGATCAGACGCTTCTCAGCATTGTCCTCATCAATTTGCTTGATGTCAGCAGCCGCTTTCTGAGGCGTTGAGGACCCTGCAAGCCGACCAATTCCTGTGAGGTCCTCGGGCCGCACTTGCGCAGCCGCGCGGTTCTCGCGGCGGATGGCATCGTACACCTCTTTGCGGTGAACGCTGATCTCCCGAGGTGCGGTGATCCCGAGACGAACTTTGTCGCCTCGGATGTCGACGACGGTGACCTCAATATCGTCGCCTATCATCACTGTCTCATCGCGTTGGCGTGACAGTACTAACATGTGGCGGTCCTCCTAAACGTGCTTCGCACGCGTGGGGTGCGAAGTGAAACTCCGTTTCAAAGGTTGTCCCGCCACGTTGGCAAGAACAAAACCTAGTTTGAAAATAACACTTATATATGAAAAGTCAAGAGCTGTCTGTTTTAAAACAAATTATAAAAAAACTGTGAGCATCCCCGGAGGGACACACACAGTTGTGCTACGCCTTTTCAGGCTCGAGCGGGCCGAAGACGAGGGTGTGACCCAGGTCGGGCGACACCAAGAAGAACACGTCTTGCCGTGAAGCGGGACCCAGGACTTCTCGTCCTGTCAGGATCACCGTGGCGATCAGGTTGACCTTGCAGATCTCCGCTGCCCGCTTGGCGGCAGCGCTGGGATCCTCCACCTCGAAGCCGATCACGTTGGCCGGGTTGTTGAGCGTGGCGCTCACATCGGCGTTGGTCCGCTCGATGAACACCGGCCGGACCGTGGCCATCTCGAATGGCCGGTAGGTGGCCCCGGGGGTCACGTTGGGATTGCCTTCCTCCACGATTTCCCCGATCTCGTTCACGATCCGGCAAACGGCCGCGAGGGCGTTGGGGTTCACGAAGGTCGGACAAAAACGAACGATTGGCTTTCGCATAGCTACGCCTCCTGGCGTACGGGTTAAGAACTCAAAACACGGTCTATACTATACCATAATATGTGTATCTAGTCTACATATTACTTCTTACCCTTCTTTTTACTTCCCTGCTTTTCCAATCTCTCAATAAGCTCTTTTATTTCATCACGTAAAATTGCTGCAGTTTCAAAATCGAGTTGCTTCACTGCATCATTCATGTGCTTTTCTTTTTCAGCAATTAATTTCTTTGGTTCTTTTTCAAATCGCTTTTCATCTATTTTGAGCAAATCAAATACTGTCTTTTGATGTTCACTTTTTATATGCTCAGAAATATCATTAATATTTTTAATAATAGTCTTTGGAGTAATATTATGCTTTGTATTATATGCAACCTGAATTTCTCGTCGGCGATTTGTCTCACCAATTGCTCGTTCCATTGATCCGGTCATAACATCCGCATAGAGAATTACTCGTCCCAATACATTTCGAGCGGCTCGTCCAATTGTCTGAATAAGCGAAGTTTCTGATCGCAAAA
Coding sequences within it:
- a CDS encoding UvrB/UvrC motif-containing protein is translated as MTGQEFKIISEKLPDTPGVYFFKDSQGDILYIGKATSLRDRVRSYFGADLIQTRGRLLVDMVALAHDIDVTQTDSVLEALLLEANLIKTHQPRFNTKEKDNKSYNYVVFTNENFPKILTVRGRTVLTEQDNKKYKYIFGPFPHGGQLKVAMKIIRKIFPYSDNKCTPQSGKPCFNRQIGLCPGVCTGEITQEAYSDHIQNLRMFFEGKKKALIKNLEKQMDAYAKVQEFELASRARNTIFALNHIHDVALLKSTNKIYDSAGGAVSGSDDVFRIEAYDVAHSSGTSVVGVMVVVEDGEINKSQYRKFKIKINPGVNDTGALKEILRRRLGHLEWPMPNLIVVDGSTAQMNAAQAVLKERGLTIELAAVIKDERHKPKEILGDQQTVINHGKSILLVNSEAHRFALAYHRKKRDKIG
- a CDS encoding response regulator: MSKKKTILLVDDTPDILDALELVLGMEGYAIERATTQSQVDERIKDTSELPNLILLDVLLSGQDGRVIAKSLKAASKTKNIPIIMMSAHPNVSKTITEAGADDFIAKPFEMEELLSKIKKHISKK
- a CDS encoding D-alanine--D-alanine ligase, which encodes MTKLRVAVLRGGPSSEYDVSLKSGGAVLKHLPEKYHGHDIFISKDGTWHRDGMEKSPERALAHVDVVFNALHGEYGEDGKVQQILDALALPYTGSGSMASAVGMNKILSKNAFTHHGLKTPYHTVIRHTDNLKEKVSYAFHHFFLPIVVKPATSGSSMGVSIVKNFNHLEEAFHNAFQYSDTVLMEEYIRGKEATCGVIDGLRGETHYILPPVEIIHPSHTDHFDYESKYNGKTQEIYPGNFTALEKAEIQRLAKLAHESLGLRHYSRSDFIVTPRRGVYILEVNTLPGLTPQSLLPQSLESIGVSFPDFLEHLITLAHTHRR
- a CDS encoding ATP-binding protein, which gives rise to MGNKPTYKKISEFLLSFLITCYELTAGFFSTVGRVLQNISNSIPNWEIREKAHPALLRFGVAFILCLIAIGIKSIADPYFASSHPFLFFYGVIVISAWYGGSRPGIFAAIFVSVFAYYAYLKPLNPDATGPNVFASFTFFIQGLLVVGISATMHKTQQEFEEKKRYTQYYANIARHISDAVISTDEDLIIQSWNDGAEQLYGWKADEVLGNKLHDIISYSSGSNAKRSILEVLDIDEHWKGEVVHHRKNGSRIHILTSVSKLYGEDNEILGVVMVNKDITDRKKLEQGKDDFIALASHELKTPLTSVKLYTGILKQLFTKNADPKPLEYLSKVDGQIGKLLELVNHLLDVSKVQAGKIQYQFEPVELDKFVVEVAHDIQQITTSHTLTITGKTGKIVAIDKDRLRQAIVNILNNAIKYSAQAHTVNITLTKERDQVRVAIQDFGVGIPKEKQHKIFDRFYQVNDSKGYTYSGMGLGLYITHEIIEKHNGKLWVESEEDKGSTFIFTLPTLRKGYEQKKDNSPRR